The Paenibacillus sp. 481 DNA window CCCCCTACGTATTACCGCGGCTGCTGGCACGTAGTTAGCCGGGGCTTTCTTCTCAGGTACCGTCATTCATGGAGCAGTTACTCTCCATGCTGTTCTTCCCTGGCAACAGAGCTTTACGATCCGAAAACCTTCATCACTCACGCGGCGTTGCTCCGTCAGACTTTCGTCCATTGCGGAAGATTCCCTACTGCTGCCTCCCGTAGGAGTCTGGGCCGTGTCTCAGTCCCAGTGTGGCCGATCACCCTCTCAGGTCGGCTACGCATCGTCGCCTTGGTGAGCCATTACCTCACCAACTAGCTAATGCGCCGCAGGTCCATCTGTAAGTGGCAGATTGCTCCGCCTTTCTCAATTCCCTCATGCGAAGGAATTGCCTATCCGGTATTAGCTACCGTTTCCGGTAGTTATCCCAGTCTTACAGGCAGGTTACCTACGTGTTACTCACCCGTCCGCCGCTAACCATCAGGAGTGCAAGCACTCCATCAAGTCCGCTCGACTTGCATGTATTAGGCACGCCGCCAGCGTTCGTCCTGAGCCAGGATCAAACTCTCCATAAAAGTGTTTGACTTGCTCATTTGTAATGCTGACGAAATTCACTAAGTGAATTTCTTATTTCAAACGATTCGCTCGTTGTTCAGTTTTCAAAGAACAATCTTCTTCTTTATCTTTCAGCTTTCGACATTCAATGTCGTCGGCGTCAAGGATTATATCTTATCACATCTTCAGTTTCGATGTCAACACTTTTTTAAAAAAGTTTTTTTAGCTTTCTTCATTATTCAGAAACCGAATCTCTTAACAATTAGGAGAAAAGTTCTTTCATAACAAACCTTGAAAGCGAAAGAGTGAACATCCACTTCATTTGCGCCAGCCGCTTATCTCGCGACCGGATTTATAATATAGCATGGCTTGTCCTAATGTGTAAACAGGTAAAATCAACCACCTCGTATCACCGTATTGCATGGTAACAAGGGATCGATTTCACCACTAGCTACGTGTAGCGTCAATCTTATTCGTCTGCTTGTAATTCTAATCGCTTATCCAAGGCATGCTTCTTCTTTTCTTTGATGGTTGGCCTGACTTTTTCTTTTTACTACTTGGTTTTACAGTACGCTTCTCCGTCGCTTGGACTGCATCGCTACTTTTACCACTCAATGTTGCTTTTTGATCTGGTTCCGTATGAATCGCATGCTGTGCATATTGTTCATGTTCTAAGCCAGATGTACTTTCACGCCCAATCCCTTCTTCATTCATACTGCCATATGAAGAGATCACGTCCTCTGATCTCTGCACTTTGCAACCACAGTCGCATGGCGGGGCACCACTTGATTCGAAATGATAACCACCTGCTGCGACAGGCCCATTTTCAAACGCGTATGGAACGTAACCACCTTGATACATCGCTACGTTCTCAGTCGGCACTGTTGGCTGGGCGGAATATGAAGCCGGATATGGATTCGCACCATTCTCTACTCCAGCGTAATAAGGTTGCTCACTACATTGCGGAGGTGCCTCCACATATGTAGGCGCATGAAAGATTGGCGGGTACATATCGTGAGTACAGTGATCATATTGGGAATACACGGCTGGGTACGGATAGCAATGTTGTGGCCAAGCAGCAGATGGATAACCACCATGCATTGCATTTGGTATTGCAGCTGGCATAACAGACCCATACGGTCCGTAAGTTCCCGCTACCGTACCAGGCACACCTGGGGGTGCAAACGATGCTATAGGCGGTATTGATGGATACACAGCCGATGGATATGAAGGGATCGGTGGAAATACAGGATAAGCATAAACGAATTCCGGAGGACATGCAGCGTCCGCTTGCAGCGACGGAACTGGAACATACGGTGCAGTTGCTGGTGGATACGCGGATTCAAAATGAGTTGGATATGGTGCCATAGGAATAGGCGTGGCTGGATATTCATTTGGAGCAACTGGTTTAACCCCTTCTAGCCCCGCTGGAATCCCCCCTTTTGCTGGAGCTACATACGTACTAGGGGCAACCGGGGAATTTGGAGCAACTACGTTTGGAATACTAGGCGTTTTTGACGCACTCGGCACGCTCGGGATACTAGGCGCCTTTGACGCATTTGGCACGTTTGGGATACCGGGTGCCTTTGACGCACTTGGCACACTTGGCACGTTTGGGATACCAGGTGCCTTTGACGCATTTGGCCCGCTTGGCACGTTTGGGATAGCAGGTATGTTCACTCCTATATTCTCTGGCAGTGGTGACGTCACACCCGGAGTTTTTTCAGGTGTAGGTTTAGGCTTGGTTAATTCATTTTTGGACTTCGGAGCTGTCGGCTCCTTTCCACCCGCCTTTCCACCCGCTTCAACTTCTCCTTTACCAGGTTGAGACGAGCTTGCGACTTTAGGTATATTTACGACCTGACCGATCACGAGTACATTTGGATTTTTAATCTGGGGATTCGCTTCTATCATCGTTTGCAAAGGAACCCCCCAAGCTTTTGACAACTTCCAAAGTGTGTCCCTTTCTTTTACAACATGCTTATGAATAACTTCATGCCCCCCCGTTGAATAAGAGGAGGACGGCACTTTTATTTTCGTACCGATATCTAGTTTATTCGGGTCTTTTAACTGTGGGTTCATCGAAATTAACTCATTAAGCGGCACGTTGTACTTTTTCGATAACGCGTACAGCGTCTCACCTTTTTTAATAATATGAATTTTCACGCTCTGCAACCTCCTAACGTTCATCATCCTCATCAGGCGGGACAGTCGCCCGCTTAATCAATTAATACATCCTATGCAGGTTCTAGGCGTTTGACATCCACAAAAGCAAAAAAATCCTCCCGCGATTAATATCAATGGGAGGATTACACACTTTCCTACAATAAACGTGATGTTGTTATGCGAATATGATTATTTGCTACTCGTAAACTTTCACTCCGTCTTGTGTAACGATTTCACGGAATTGTTCCAATAACCGCACTGTGATTGGACCAGCCTGCCCTGTGCCGATTAAACGACCATCAACTTCACGAGCCGCGATAACTTCAGCTGCTGTTCCCGTGAAAAACACTTCATCCGCCACATATACGTCATGCATCGTAAACGGCTCTTCCTTAATCGGATAACCCCGCTCCCGACACAGATCGATAATCGTATTGCGCGTAATCCCTTCTAATGCCCCTAAGTAGCAAGGCGGCGTATAGACAACACCCTTTTTAACAATAAAAATGTTATCTCCTGAGCCTTCTGTCACATATCCTTGAGCATTTAACATGATAGCCTCTTCAGCTTCTGCCAAATTAGCTTGGATTTTGACTAAGATATTGTTCAAATAGTTCAATGATTTAATTTTTGGATTCAGCGCATCTGGAATGTTGCGACGTTGCGAAACGGATACTGAACGAAGTCCGGTACGGTAAGCTTCTGCGGGAAATAGCGATAATTGCTCAACGATAATGATGATGCTCGCTTTTGGACAACGACGCGGATCAAGACCTAGATTTCCCGCTCCACGAGATACGATAAGGCGAATATACCCGTCGCGCAATCCGTTTTTACGAATCGTTTCAACAAGGGCAGTCTCCATTTCCTCGATAGTCAACGGGATATCAAGCATAATCGATTTCGCTGAATCATACAGGCGCTCTAAGTGTTCTTGGCATTTAAAAATGTTTCCACTATATATACGGATACCTTCAAATATTCCGTCTCCATACAAAAAGCCATGATCAAAAACAGAAACAACCGCTTTTTCCTTCGTAACGAACTCGCCATCTAAATAAATCCACTGTGTTGTCATCGTTACACCTCCGAGATCAATACGCTTTTTTCGCTAATTCATCAAATGTGAAGCTTGGGTAAGATCCCAACACACGCACTTGACAGCCAAGTGCTTCAGTTTCACCGATTGCAGCTTGCAACAGAACGGAGTCTAGTGACATTTGAATATCGATATAAAAATAATAGTTCCCTAACTTGCGCTTCGTTGGGCGCGACTCGATACGCGACAAATTGATCCGACGCCATGCGAAAGCGGATAGCACCTGATGCAACGCCCCGGGGTAATCCTCTGGCAGCGTAACAAGTATCGTCGTCTTCGTCTCTGCTGCAACTAAATGCGGGAGAGGCTGCTTGCCCACCAACACAAAGCGAGTAAAGTTGTTGTCATGATCGGTCACATTTGCGGCCAGTACGTCCAGACTGTGCGTTTTAGCTCCTAGCAAGGTGCCAATCGCTACCCAGCCCTGGTTCGGATTGAGCTTTACTTGTCGTACCGCTTCCGCCGTACTACTTATGTGCTCTAGCTCCGCATGTGGCAAATGTTCACGTATAAAATTCGTACATTGCGCCATTGCCACGGGATGGGAGAGTACTTTGGTAACGCGCGCCCAATCTCCACCAATCTCTTCTTTACGTCCAATGACATTTTGAATAGAAGGGTAGACCCATTCTGCTTGAAAAGGCAGGTCCACTTCATGAACTATCCAATCCATGTGCAAGTTAACGGAACCTTCGATCGTATTTTCAATCGGGATGACACTAAATTGCGTCTCCCCGTTCACCGTAGATAAGAACACGTCTGATATTAACTTATGGTGCACATAAGTATAATTATCACCTAGCAAACGAACCGCCGCTTCATGAGACACAGACCCTTCCGGCAATAAACTAATGCGCGTCATATACGCTTAGCTCCTTCCGTATATGCTTGAGCCCGGTCCAGCACAGCTTGGAAATCTGCTGCCGTACCAGAACAAACCGCGCCCTCATTGCTAGGCTCTAATCGAACCACATCCGCATCCACACCGTGTA harbors:
- a CDS encoding LysM peptidoglycan-binding domain-containing protein translates to MKIHIIKKGETLYALSKKYNVPLNELISMNPQLKDPNKLDIGTKIKVPSSSYSTGGHEVIHKHVVKERDTLWKLSKAWGVPLQTMIEANPQIKNPNVLVIGQVVNIPKVASSSQPGKGEVEAGGKAGGKEPTAPKSKNELTKPKPTPEKTPGVTSPLPENIGVNIPAIPNVPSGPNASKAPGIPNVPSVPSASKAPGIPNVPNASKAPSIPSVPSASKTPSIPNVVAPNSPVAPSTYVAPAKGGIPAGLEGVKPVAPNEYPATPIPMAPYPTHFESAYPPATAPYVPVPSLQADAACPPEFVYAYPVFPPIPSYPSAVYPSIPPIASFAPPGVPGTVAGTYGPYGSVMPAAIPNAMHGGYPSAAWPQHCYPYPAVYSQYDHCTHDMYPPIFHAPTYVEAPPQCSEQPYYAGVENGANPYPASYSAQPTVPTENVAMYQGGYVPYAFENGPVAAGGYHFESSGAPPCDCGCKVQRSEDVISSYGSMNEEGIGRESTSGLEHEQYAQHAIHTEPDQKATLSGKSSDAVQATEKRTVKPSSKKKKSGQPSKKRRSMPWISD
- the ilvE gene encoding branched-chain-amino-acid transaminase → MTTQWIYLDGEFVTKEKAVVSVFDHGFLYGDGIFEGIRIYSGNIFKCQEHLERLYDSAKSIMLDIPLTIEEMETALVETIRKNGLRDGYIRLIVSRGAGNLGLDPRRCPKASIIIIVEQLSLFPAEAYRTGLRSVSVSQRRNIPDALNPKIKSLNYLNNILVKIQANLAEAEEAIMLNAQGYVTEGSGDNIFIVKKGVVYTPPCYLGALEGITRNTIIDLCRERGYPIKEEPFTMHDVYVADEVFFTGTAAEVIAAREVDGRLIGTGQAGPITVRLLEQFREIVTQDGVKVYE
- the pheA gene encoding prephenate dehydratase translates to MTRISLLPEGSVSHEAAVRLLGDNYTYVHHKLISDVFLSTVNGETQFSVIPIENTIEGSVNLHMDWIVHEVDLPFQAEWVYPSIQNVIGRKEEIGGDWARVTKVLSHPVAMAQCTNFIREHLPHAELEHISSTAEAVRQVKLNPNQGWVAIGTLLGAKTHSLDVLAANVTDHDNNFTRFVLVGKQPLPHLVAAETKTTILVTLPEDYPGALHQVLSAFAWRRINLSRIESRPTKRKLGNYYFYIDIQMSLDSVLLQAAIGETEALGCQVRVLGSYPSFTFDELAKKAY